Proteins found in one Falsirhodobacter algicola genomic segment:
- the hisG gene encoding ATP phosphoribosyltransferase produces MMLKIGVPSKGRLMEKTFDWFGARGITMRRTGNEREYSGVVDGIEGVQLVLLSAGEIPRELSAGRIHLGVTGSDLVRDKLPDWAAQVAQIAPLGFGHADLILAVPTAWVDVDTLDDLDAVASAFRRTHGFRLRIATKYHRLVREFLTENGIADYQLVDSQGATEGTIRNLTAEAIADITSTGETLRANHLKILEDAVIHKSQATLFAARNADWNEAMPAMDALMAKLGLARPDGLNPA; encoded by the coding sequence ATGATGCTGAAGATCGGTGTGCCGTCCAAGGGGCGGCTGATGGAAAAGACCTTCGACTGGTTCGGCGCGCGCGGCATCACCATGCGCCGCACCGGCAACGAGCGGGAATATTCCGGCGTCGTGGATGGGATCGAGGGGGTGCAGCTCGTGCTGCTCTCGGCCGGGGAGATTCCGCGCGAATTGTCGGCGGGGCGCATCCATCTGGGCGTCACCGGATCGGACCTCGTGCGGGACAAGCTGCCCGATTGGGCGGCGCAGGTGGCGCAGATCGCGCCGCTGGGCTTCGGCCATGCCGATCTGATCCTCGCGGTGCCGACGGCATGGGTGGATGTGGACACGCTCGACGATCTGGATGCCGTCGCCTCGGCCTTCCGGCGCACGCACGGCTTCCGTCTGCGCATCGCCACGAAGTACCACCGCCTCGTGCGGGAGTTCCTGACCGAGAACGGCATCGCCGATTATCAACTGGTGGACAGTCAAGGCGCGACCGAGGGTACGATCCGCAACCTCACCGCCGAGGCGATCGCCGACATCACCTCCACCGGGGAAACGCTGCGGGCGAATCACCTGAAGATCCTCGAGGATGCGGTGATCCATAAATCGCAGGCGACGCTGTTCGCGGCCCGCAATGCCGATTGGAACGAGGCGATGCCGGCGATGGATGCGCTGATGGCCAAGCTGGGCCTTGCGCGGCCCGATGGGCTGAACCCGGCCTAA
- a CDS encoding ATP phosphoribosyltransferase regulatory subunit, translating to MNKADIRAEAERFYAAFQAAGARPVEADILLPAETLLDLYGEDIRARAYVTQDPLRGEMMLRPDFTVPVVQAHMAHGADPARYTYMGEVFRKQDTLMPRAAEYMQVGFEIFDRSAPEEADAEVFALIADLLAPLAVTPATGDIGILMAAIRGLETTETRRAALLRHVWRPRRFRHLLDRYAGRVGPHPARLRLLAALAEGRLPRTGSHIGLRSTSEIAARIHALAEDAGTPPVPARQADLLEDLMTLSGPAPQALERLRDIAVDMPQIADAVERFGARLSAMKARGIAVDALPFETGHGRSSLEYYDGFVFAFHSADPALSPVAQGGRYDALTRMLGQGRSIPAVGGIIRPHVTAALRAG from the coding sequence ATGAACAAGGCCGACATCCGGGCCGAGGCCGAGCGGTTCTATGCGGCGTTCCAAGCCGCAGGGGCCCGCCCGGTGGAGGCCGACATCCTGCTGCCGGCGGAAACGCTCCTCGATCTTTACGGCGAGGATATCCGCGCCCGCGCCTATGTCACGCAGGACCCGCTGCGCGGCGAGATGATGCTGCGCCCCGATTTCACCGTTCCGGTGGTGCAGGCGCATATGGCGCACGGGGCCGATCCGGCCCGCTACACCTATATGGGCGAGGTGTTCCGCAAGCAGGACACCCTGATGCCCCGCGCGGCGGAATATATGCAGGTCGGGTTCGAGATCTTCGACCGCTCCGCCCCCGAAGAGGCCGATGCCGAGGTGTTCGCCCTGATCGCCGATTTGCTCGCGCCCTTGGCGGTTACGCCCGCGACGGGCGATATCGGCATTCTGATGGCCGCGATCCGCGGGCTCGAGACGACGGAGACGCGGCGCGCGGCGCTGCTGCGCCATGTCTGGCGTCCGCGCCGCTTCCGCCATCTGCTCGATCGGTATGCCGGCCGGGTCGGCCCGCATCCGGCGCGGCTGCGTCTGCTGGCGGCGCTGGCGGAAGGGCGTCTGCCGCGCACGGGGTCGCATATCGGCCTCCGCTCGACCTCGGAGATCGCGGCCCGCATCCATGCGCTGGCCGAAGATGCCGGAACGCCTCCCGTGCCCGCCCGGCAGGCCGACCTGCTGGAGGATCTGATGACGCTGTCCGGTCCCGCCCCGCAGGCGCTGGAACGGCTGCGCGACATCGCGGTGGACATGCCCCAGATCGCCGACGCGGTGGAGCGGTTCGGCGCGCGCCTTTCTGCGATGAAGGCACGCGGCATCGCCGTGGACGCCTTGCCGTTCGAAACCGGGCATGGGCGCTCCTCGCTCGAATATTACGACGGGTTCGTGTTCGCCTTCCATTCGGCCGATCCGGCGCTGTCGCCGGTGGCGCAAGGCGGGCGTTACGACGCGCTGACCCGTATGCTGGGGCAGGGGCGGTCCATTCCCGCAGTGGGCGGCATCATCCGCCCGCATGTCACTGCCGCGTTGAGGGCCGGATGA
- the hisS gene encoding histidine--tRNA ligase yields the protein MAKDKSPRRPRAETPKGFRDYFGTDVTERKAMLDAIADVYHRYGFDPLETSAVETVEALGKFLPDVDRPNEGVFGWQDEDDQWLALRYDLTAPLARVAAQFRNDLPSPYRRYAMGPVWRNEKPGPGRFRQFYQCDADTVGAPSVAADAEICAMLSDALEVVGIPRGDYLVRVNNRKVLNGVMEVAGVLDPSNPERFTEERGIVLRAIDKLDRLGDAGVRALLGAGRKDESGDFTKGAGLSAEQAEIVMGFMAAKRADGAATAARLRELVTGSAIGLEGVQELETIAEMLDRQGYASDRIEVDPSVVRGLGYYTGPVFEAELTFEIFDEKGHKRQFGSVSGGGRYDDLVRRFTGQAVPATGVSIGVDRLLAALRAKGRMGAEAPGPVIVTVMDRDRMADYMSMAADLRNAGIRAEVYLGNPKNFGNQLKYADKRHSPVAVIQGGDEAGRGTVVLKDLILGARIAEGASLEEWKARPAQVEIARSDLVAEVRKMLA from the coding sequence ATGGCCAAGGACAAGTCCCCCCGCCGCCCTCGCGCGGAAACGCCCAAGGGGTTCCGCGACTATTTCGGCACCGATGTGACCGAGCGTAAGGCGATGCTCGATGCCATCGCCGATGTCTATCATCGCTACGGCTTCGATCCGCTGGAGACGAGCGCCGTGGAGACGGTGGAGGCATTGGGCAAGTTTCTTCCCGATGTGGACCGCCCGAACGAAGGCGTGTTCGGCTGGCAGGACGAGGACGATCAGTGGCTGGCCCTGCGCTACGACCTGACGGCCCCGCTGGCCCGCGTCGCGGCGCAGTTCCGCAACGACCTTCCCAGCCCCTATCGCCGTTATGCGATGGGGCCGGTCTGGCGCAACGAAAAGCCCGGTCCGGGGCGGTTCCGTCAGTTTTATCAATGCGATGCCGATACGGTGGGCGCGCCGTCGGTCGCGGCGGATGCCGAGATCTGCGCCATGCTGTCGGATGCGCTGGAGGTCGTGGGCATTCCGCGCGGCGATTATCTGGTGCGGGTGAACAACCGCAAGGTTCTGAACGGCGTGATGGAAGTGGCGGGCGTTCTCGACCCGTCCAACCCCGAACGCTTCACCGAAGAGCGGGGGATCGTCCTGCGCGCCATCGACAAGCTGGACCGGCTGGGCGATGCGGGGGTGCGTGCGCTTCTGGGCGCGGGCCGCAAGGACGAATCCGGCGATTTCACCAAGGGCGCGGGCCTGTCGGCCGAGCAGGCCGAGATCGTCATGGGCTTCATGGCCGCCAAGCGCGCCGACGGTGCCGCCACCGCCGCGCGCCTGCGCGAATTGGTGACCGGATCGGCCATCGGCCTCGAGGGCGTGCAGGAGCTGGAGACGATCGCCGAGATGCTGGACCGGCAGGGCTATGCCTCGGACCGGATCGAGGTGGACCCGTCGGTCGTGCGCGGCCTTGGCTATTACACCGGCCCGGTCTTCGAGGCAGAACTGACCTTCGAAATCTTCGACGAGAAGGGTCATAAGCGGCAGTTCGGCAGCGTGTCGGGCGGCGGGCGCTATGACGATCTGGTGCGGCGATTCACGGGGCAGGCGGTTCCGGCGACGGGCGTGTCGATCGGGGTGGACCGGCTTCTGGCCGCGCTGCGGGCCAAGGGCCGCATGGGCGCCGAGGCCCCCGGCCCGGTCATCGTGACGGTGATGGACCGCGACCGTATGGCCGATTACATGTCCATGGCCGCCGATCTGCGCAATGCCGGCATTCGGGCCGAGGTGTATCTCGGCAATCCCAAGAACTTCGGCAACCAGTTGAAATACGCGGATAAACGCCATTCTCCCGTTGCCGTGATCCAAGGCGGCGACGAGGCTGGGCGCGGCACGGTGGTGCTGAAGGACCTGATCCTCGGCGCGCGGATCGCCGAAGGCGCCAGCCTCGAGGAATGGAAGGCCCGCCCCGCGCAGGTGGAGATCGCGCGCAGCGATCTCGTGGCCGAAGTGCGGAAGATGCTGGCATGA
- a CDS encoding SlyX family protein encodes MDRIEEQIAHLQRMVEDLSEVVARQQTEITRLSRRVGLLMEREAEREAEGGTIPLADQRPPHW; translated from the coding sequence ATGGACCGGATCGAGGAACAGATCGCGCATCTTCAGCGCATGGTGGAAGACCTGTCGGAGGTCGTCGCCCGTCAGCAGACCGAGATCACGCGCCTATCGCGCCGCGTCGGCCTCTTGATGGAGCGGGAGGCCGAGCGCGAGGCCGAAGGCGGCACGATCCCCCTTGCCGATCAGCGCCCGCCCCATTGGTAG
- the dnaE gene encoding DNA polymerase III subunit alpha: MSNPVRFIHLRVHTEHSLLEGAVPVKKLVKLCADAGMPAVAVTDTNNMFCALEFSVIASGAGVQPIVGCQVAVDYDPAQPGEKPRPAAPIVLLAQDEAGYMNLMKLSSCLYVDKGGQLPQVTLGELAAHSDGLICLSGGPDGPVGRLLRTGQRAKAEALMARMAAIYPGRLYVELQRHPGEGGRLPEAEALSERGHVEIAYAAGLPLVATNDVYFPKADMYEAHDALICIAEGAYVDQSQPRRRLTPQHYFKSEAEMCALFADLPEALQNTVEIARRCAFKASKRAPILPRFAEDEVEELRRQAREGLERRLAVIPHAVSVEEYHARLDFELGIIEKMGFPGYFLIVADFIKWAKDHQIPVGPGRGSGAGSLVAYALTITDLDPLRYALLFERFLNPERVSMPDFDIDFCMDRREEVIRYVQGKYGRDKVGQIITFGALLSKAAVRDVGRVLQMSFMQVDRLSKMIPLEGVKPVSIAKALADEPRLREAAKEEVVKRLLDYGQQVEGLLRNASTHAAGVVIGDRPLDALVPLYQDPRSDMPATQFNMKWVEAAGLVKFDFLGLKTLTVIQNAIDLIRSGGRDLHTAADGRRLYDPEPGTENDIGHIPLDDAATYELYSAARTVAVFQVESSGMMDALRRMKPTCIEDIVALVALYRPGPMENIPVYCEVKNGLREIESIHPTIDFILKETQGIIVYQEQVMQIAQVMAGYSLGGADLLRRAMGKKIAEEMAKERPKFIKGAAETHGIDAKKAGEVFDLLEKFANYGFNKSHAAAYAVVSYQTGWLKANHPVEFMAGVMNCDIDLTDKLAIYKREVDKLGIETVPPCVNRSLATFSVRDGKLVYGLGALKNVGVEAMRLIVEGRGDRPFASLFDMARRVDLKRVGKRPMEMLARAGAFDGLDRNRARVFEALDGLCAYSAAVHEARASAQVSLFGEAGDDLPEPRLGSRDDWLPVERLAEEMKAIGFYLSGHPLDDYMGPLRRKNVMTLTELTEAAASGPKAAKLAGSVGSKQERKSARGNRFAFVQLSDPTGLYEVTVFSDTLDQARDLLEPGSNVVLTVEAQLEGDTLKLLARAVQPIDSVAADSAGGGLRIHLERAEAAASVAALFARLDGARGRGEIRFCVTDDAGREIDLALRDRYPVTPQVKGAIKAMQGVVMVEDL, from the coding sequence ATGTCGAATCCTGTCCGCTTCATCCATCTGCGTGTCCATACCGAACACTCGCTTCTCGAAGGGGCGGTGCCGGTCAAGAAGCTCGTGAAACTCTGCGCCGATGCGGGGATGCCCGCCGTCGCCGTGACCGACACGAACAACATGTTCTGTGCGTTGGAATTCTCAGTCATCGCTTCGGGGGCGGGGGTGCAGCCCATCGTCGGCTGTCAGGTCGCGGTCGATTACGATCCGGCCCAGCCCGGAGAGAAGCCGCGCCCCGCCGCGCCCATCGTTCTGCTGGCGCAGGACGAGGCGGGGTATATGAACCTGATGAAGCTGTCCTCCTGCCTCTATGTGGACAAGGGCGGGCAACTGCCGCAGGTCACGCTCGGGGAACTGGCCGCCCATAGCGACGGGCTGATCTGCCTCTCGGGCGGGCCGGACGGTCCGGTGGGGCGTCTGCTGCGCACGGGGCAGCGCGCGAAGGCCGAGGCGCTCATGGCCCGCATGGCCGCGATCTATCCCGGCCGCCTCTATGTCGAATTGCAGCGCCATCCGGGCGAGGGCGGCCGCCTTCCCGAGGCCGAGGCCCTGTCCGAGCGCGGCCATGTGGAGATCGCCTATGCCGCAGGTCTGCCGCTTGTCGCGACGAACGATGTCTATTTCCCCAAGGCCGACATGTACGAAGCGCATGATGCGCTGATCTGCATCGCCGAGGGCGCCTATGTCGATCAGAGCCAGCCGCGCCGCCGCCTGACCCCGCAGCATTACTTCAAATCCGAGGCGGAGATGTGCGCGCTGTTCGCCGATCTGCCCGAGGCGCTGCAGAACACCGTCGAGATCGCCCGCCGCTGCGCCTTCAAGGCCAGCAAGCGTGCCCCGATCCTGCCCCGCTTTGCCGAAGACGAGGTGGAGGAGCTGCGCCGTCAGGCCCGCGAGGGGCTGGAACGGCGGCTGGCCGTCATCCCCCATGCGGTGTCGGTGGAGGAATATCACGCCCGGCTCGATTTCGAACTGGGGATCATCGAGAAGATGGGCTTCCCCGGCTACTTCCTGATCGTTGCCGATTTCATCAAATGGGCGAAGGATCACCAGATCCCGGTGGGGCCGGGCCGGGGGTCGGGGGCAGGCTCGCTCGTGGCCTATGCGCTGACGATCACCGACCTCGATCCGCTGCGCTATGCGCTACTGTTCGAACGGTTCCTGAACCCCGAACGGGTGTCGATGCCGGATTTCGACATCGACTTCTGCATGGACCGGCGCGAGGAGGTGATCCGCTACGTTCAGGGCAAGTATGGCCGCGACAAGGTGGGGCAGATCATCACCTTCGGCGCGCTTTTGTCCAAGGCGGCGGTGCGCGATGTGGGCCGCGTCCTGCAGATGAGCTTCATGCAGGTGGATCGTCTGTCGAAGATGATCCCGCTGGAGGGGGTGAAGCCCGTCTCCATCGCCAAGGCCTTGGCCGACGAGCCGCGCCTGCGCGAAGCCGCCAAGGAGGAGGTGGTCAAACGCCTTCTGGATTACGGTCAGCAGGTGGAGGGGCTGCTGCGCAACGCCTCCACCCACGCGGCGGGCGTGGTGATTGGGGATCGGCCGTTGGACGCGCTGGTGCCGCTGTATCAGGATCCGCGGTCGGACATGCCGGCGACGCAGTTCAACATGAAGTGGGTGGAAGCGGCCGGCCTCGTGAAGTTCGACTTCCTTGGTCTGAAGACGCTGACGGTGATCCAGAACGCGATCGACCTGATCCGCAGCGGCGGGCGCGATCTGCACACCGCCGCCGACGGGCGGCGCCTCTACGATCCCGAACCGGGGACCGAGAACGACATCGGCCACATCCCCTTGGACGATGCCGCCACCTACGAATTGTATTCCGCCGCGCGCACCGTGGCCGTGTTCCAGGTGGAAAGCAGCGGCATGATGGATGCGCTGCGGCGCATGAAACCGACCTGCATCGAGGACATCGTGGCGCTCGTCGCCCTCTATCGTCCCGGCCCGATGGAGAATATTCCCGTCTATTGCGAGGTGAAGAACGGCCTGCGGGAGATCGAGTCGATCCACCCCACGATCGATTTCATCCTGAAGGAGACGCAGGGCATCATCGTCTATCAGGAACAGGTGATGCAGATCGCGCAGGTCATGGCGGGCTATTCGCTGGGCGGGGCCGACCTTCTGCGCCGGGCGATGGGCAAGAAGATCGCCGAAGAAATGGCGAAGGAGCGTCCGAAGTTCATCAAGGGGGCAGCCGAAACCCATGGGATCGACGCGAAGAAAGCCGGCGAAGTCTTCGACCTACTGGAGAAATTCGCTAATTACGGGTTCAACAAATCGCACGCGGCGGCCTATGCCGTCGTCAGCTATCAGACCGGCTGGCTGAAGGCGAACCACCCGGTGGAGTTCATGGCCGGGGTCATGAACTGCGATATCGACCTGACCGACAAGCTCGCCATCTATAAGCGCGAGGTGGACAAGCTGGGGATCGAGACGGTGCCGCCTTGCGTGAACCGTTCGCTCGCCACGTTCAGCGTGCGGGACGGCAAGCTGGTCTATGGCCTCGGCGCGCTGAAGAATGTCGGCGTGGAGGCGATGCGTCTGATCGTCGAAGGGCGGGGCGATCGTCCCTTTGCCAGCCTCTTCGACATGGCGCGCCGCGTCGATCTGAAGCGCGTCGGCAAGCGCCCGATGGAGATGCTGGCCCGCGCGGGTGCCTTCGACGGGCTGGACCGCAACCGCGCCCGCGTTTTCGAGGCGCTGGACGGTCTGTGCGCCTATTCGGCGGCGGTGCACGAGGCGCGGGCCTCGGCGCAGGTGTCGCTGTTCGGCGAGGCGGGGGACGATCTGCCCGAACCGCGCCTCGGAAGCCGCGACGACTGGCTGCCGGTGGAGCGTCTGGCCGAGGAGATGAAGGCGATCGGCTTCTATCTCTCGGGCCATCCGCTCGACGATTACATGGGCCCGCTGCGGCGCAAGAACGTCATGACGCTGACCGAACTGACGGAGGCGGCGGCCTCGGGGCCGAAGGCGGCCAAGCTGGCGGGGTCGGTCGGATCGAAGCAGGAACGCAAGTCGGCGCGGGGCAATCGCTTCGCCTTCGTGCAACTGTCCGATCCGACGGGGCTTTACGAGGTGACGGTCTTTTCCGACACGCTGGATCAGGCGCGCGATCTACTGGAGCCGGGCAGCAACGTCGTCCTGACCGTGGAGGCGCAGCTGGAAGGCGATACGCTGAAGCTGCTGGCCCGCGCGGTGCAGCCGATCGACAGCGTCGCGGCCGACAGCGCCGGGGGCGGGCTGCGCATCCATCTGGAGCGGGCGGAGGCGGCGGCCTCGGTCGCGGCGCTGTTCGCCCGGCTGGACGGGGCGCGCGGCCGCGGGGAGATCCGCTTTTGCGTGACCGACGATGCGGGCCGCGAGATCGACCTTGCGCTGCGCGACCGCTATCCCGTCACGCCGCAGGTCAAGGGCGCGATCAAGGCGATGCAGGGCGTCGTGATGGTGGAGGACCTTTAG
- a CDS encoding ABC transporter ATP-binding protein: protein MTGGNVLLQLDGLTKAYPGVVANDDVGFTIGRGEIHALLGENGAGKSTLVKMIYGLVKPDAGQMILAGREFVPDRPASARQSGVAMVFQHFSLFDALTVAENVALGMETPPPMRELADRIRSTSANYGLPLDPDRTVGDLSAGERQRVEIVRCLLQDPRLLIMDEPTSVLTPQEVAILFKTLRKLAAEGTSILYISHKLEEIRTLCDAATILRRGRVVARCTPREKTARELAELMVGTVLTPPERAATPKGDVVLEVAALSAPSPIPFGTALRDIAFKVRGGEVLGIAGVAGNGQDELLLALNGELPTAPDCVRIHGRPLGDCGPQVRRQAGLVSAPEERLGHAAAPDMTLTENALLSGALRRGLVRRGFIDWARTRSFAESVIAGFDVRTPGTEVAARALSGGNLQKFVIGRELSQEPAVIVVNQPTWGVDAVAAAAIRQAILDRAAAGAAVVVISQDLDELLEIADSFAALNEGRLSPPRPVAGLTVEEIGLKMGGAHGMEVAHDAS from the coding sequence ATGACAGGGGGCAACGTGCTGCTGCAACTGGACGGCCTGACCAAGGCCTATCCGGGCGTGGTGGCCAATGACGATGTCGGCTTCACCATAGGCCGGGGCGAGATTCATGCCCTGCTGGGAGAGAACGGCGCCGGGAAATCCACCCTCGTGAAGATGATCTACGGGCTGGTGAAGCCGGATGCCGGGCAGATGATCCTTGCGGGCCGCGAATTCGTGCCCGACCGCCCGGCCAGCGCGCGCCAGTCCGGCGTGGCGATGGTTTTCCAGCATTTCAGCCTGTTCGACGCGCTGACCGTGGCCGAGAATGTCGCCCTCGGCATGGAAACGCCGCCCCCCATGCGCGAATTGGCCGACCGCATCCGCTCCACCTCGGCCAATTACGGCCTGCCGCTGGACCCGGACCGCACCGTCGGCGATCTGAGCGCGGGCGAGCGTCAGCGCGTGGAGATCGTGCGCTGCCTTCTGCAGGACCCGCGCCTTCTGATCATGGATGAGCCGACGAGCGTGCTGACCCCGCAAGAGGTGGCGATCCTGTTCAAGACGCTGCGCAAGCTGGCGGCCGAAGGAACCTCGATCCTCTATATCAGCCACAAGCTCGAAGAGATCCGCACCCTGTGCGACGCGGCGACAATCCTGCGCCGCGGCCGGGTCGTGGCCCGCTGCACCCCGCGCGAGAAGACGGCCCGCGAACTGGCCGAACTGATGGTTGGCACGGTGCTGACCCCGCCCGAACGCGCCGCCACCCCCAAGGGCGATGTGGTGCTGGAGGTTGCGGCCCTGTCCGCCCCCTCGCCCATTCCGTTCGGCACGGCGCTGCGCGACATCGCCTTCAAGGTGCGCGGCGGCGAGGTGCTGGGCATCGCGGGCGTGGCCGGCAACGGTCAGGACGAATTGCTGCTGGCGCTGAACGGCGAGTTGCCGACCGCGCCGGACTGCGTGCGCATCCATGGCCGCCCCCTTGGGGATTGCGGCCCGCAGGTGCGGCGACAGGCGGGCCTCGTCTCCGCCCCCGAAGAACGTCTGGGCCATGCGGCCGCCCCCGACATGACCCTGACCGAGAACGCCCTTCTGTCGGGCGCCCTGCGCCGCGGGCTGGTGCGGCGCGGCTTCATCGATTGGGCGCGGACGCGCAGTTTCGCCGAAAGCGTGATCGCGGGCTTCGATGTGCGCACCCCCGGCACCGAGGTCGCGGCGCGCGCCTTGTCGGGCGGAAACCTGCAGAAATTCGTCATCGGGCGCGAGCTGTCGCAGGAACCGGCGGTGATCGTCGTGAACCAGCCTACATGGGGCGTCGATGCCGTGGCCGCCGCCGCGATCCGCCAGGCGATCCTCGATCGGGCGGCGGCGGGGGCGGCGGTGGTCGTCATCTCGCAGGATCTCGACGAACTGCTTGAAATCGCCGACAGCTTTGCGGCATTGAACGAAGGTCGCCTCAGCCCGCCGCGCCCCGTCGCCGGCCTGACGGTGGAGGAAATCGGCCTGAAGATGGGCGGCGCGCACGGCATGGAGGTGGCGCATGATGCGTCTTGA
- a CDS encoding ABC transporter permease — translation MMRLEKRATPSRAWAIATPLLAVALTMIAGGILFALLGKDPVAAIRTIFWDPLFNPQFAAYSRPQLLVKAGPLILIAIGLSLGFRAGVWNIGAEGQYVIGAITGAAAGLALYPMDSRLIFPLMVLAGAAGGFAWAMIPALLRTVFRTNEILVSLLLVYVAQSLLSSMALGALRNPEGGGFPGSRNLSQWASSANPELLTGTGMHWGVVAAFIAVIFAYVLLQRHMLGFSIRLAGQAPRAARFAGVSPRRLVIICFGISGALAGLAGLFEVTGPAGQINLDFAQGYGFTAIIVAFLGRLNPVGILLAGLLMALTYIGGELAQFMLGLPAAAIQAFQGMLLFFLLAVDILTNYRIRWSSRETV, via the coding sequence ATGATGCGTCTTGAAAAGCGGGCCACGCCCTCACGGGCATGGGCCATCGCCACGCCGCTTCTGGCCGTGGCGCTGACGATGATCGCGGGCGGCATCCTGTTCGCGCTTCTGGGTAAGGACCCGGTGGCGGCGATCCGCACGATCTTCTGGGACCCGCTCTTCAATCCGCAATTCGCGGCCTATTCCCGCCCGCAGCTTCTGGTGAAGGCGGGGCCGCTGATCCTGATCGCGATCGGCCTGTCGCTGGGGTTCCGCGCCGGTGTCTGGAACATCGGCGCCGAGGGTCAGTACGTCATCGGCGCGATCACCGGGGCGGCGGCGGGCCTTGCCCTCTATCCGATGGACAGTCGGCTGATCTTTCCGCTGATGGTGCTGGCCGGGGCGGCGGGCGGTTTCGCATGGGCGATGATCCCGGCGCTGCTGCGCACGGTGTTCCGCACGAACGAAATTCTGGTCTCGCTTCTGCTGGTCTATGTCGCGCAGTCACTCCTGTCGTCCATGGCGCTGGGCGCGCTGCGCAACCCCGAGGGCGGGGGCTTTCCCGGATCGCGCAACCTGTCGCAATGGGCTTCCTCGGCCAATCCCGAACTGCTGACGGGCACGGGGATGCATTGGGGGGTCGTCGCGGCCTTCATCGCGGTGATCTTCGCCTATGTGCTGCTGCAACGCCACATGCTCGGCTTCTCGATCCGGCTGGCGGGTCAAGCCCCGCGCGCGGCGCGCTTTGCCGGCGTGTCTCCGCGGCGGCTGGTGATCATCTGCTTCGGCATCTCGGGGGCGCTGGCCGGTCTGGCGGGCCTCTTCGAGGTGACGGGACCGGCGGGGCAGATCAACCTCGATTTCGCACAGGGCTACGGCTTCACCGCGATCATCGTCGCCTTCCTCGGCCGGTTGAACCCGGTGGGGATCCTGCTCGCCGGCCTCTTGATGGCGCTGACCTATATCGGCGGGGAACTGGCGCAGTTCATGCTGGGCCTGCCCGCCGCCGCCATTCAGGCGTTCCAAGGGATGCTGCTCTTCTTCCTGCTGGCGGTCGACATCCTGACGAATTACCGCATCCGCTGGTCCAGCAGGGAGACCGTGTGA
- a CDS encoding ABC transporter permease → MDIGGINFVTLLSTLIVASVPILLAALGELVVEKSGTLNLGVEGMMIVGAVTGFVAAVSTGNPFLGFVAGAAAGAAMAGIFAVLTQVLLANQVASGLALTLFGLGLSSLIGQGWNGIRPPVTGDVPLGPLAEIPVLGPIVFSHDWMVYLSFAMVFAIGWYLKSTRGGLILRAVGESHAAAHALGYKVRRIRVLALLFGGAMAGCGGAYVSLVRVPQWTDGITSGAGWIALAIVVFASWKPWRVLLGAWLFGGISVLQLNLQAAGSRIPVEYLSMSPYVITILVLVLISSGRGRTMGAPADLGRTFHTSQ, encoded by the coding sequence ATGGATATCGGTGGCATCAATTTCGTCACGCTTCTGTCGACGCTGATCGTGGCCTCGGTCCCGATCCTGCTGGCCGCCCTCGGGGAGCTGGTGGTGGAGAAATCCGGCACCCTGAACCTCGGGGTGGAAGGGATGATGATCGTGGGCGCGGTGACGGGATTCGTCGCAGCCGTCTCGACCGGGAATCCGTTCCTCGGCTTCGTGGCGGGTGCGGCGGCCGGGGCGGCGATGGCCGGGATCTTCGCCGTGCTGACGCAGGTCCTTCTGGCAAATCAGGTCGCATCCGGGCTGGCGCTGACGCTGTTCGGGCTGGGCCTTTCCAGCCTGATCGGTCAGGGCTGGAACGGCATCCGCCCGCCGGTGACGGGGGATGTGCCCCTCGGCCCGCTGGCAGAGATCCCGGTCCTCGGCCCCATCGTCTTTTCGCATGACTGGATGGTGTATCTGTCCTTCGCCATGGTCTTCGCGATCGGCTGGTATCTGAAATCCACGCGCGGCGGGCTGATCCTGCGGGCGGTGGGCGAAAGCCATGCGGCGGCCCACGCCCTCGGCTACAAGGTGCGGCGCATCCGCGTTCTGGCGCTGCTGTTCGGCGGGGCGATGGCCGGCTGCGGCGGGGCCTATGTCAGTCTGGTGCGCGTGCCGCAATGGACCGACGGCATCACCTCGGGCGCGGGCTGGATCGCCCTTGCCATCGTCGTCTTCGCCAGCTGGAAGCCGTGGCGCGTTCTTTTGGGCGCGTGGCTTTTCGGCGGCATCAGCGTGCTGCAACTGAACCTTCAAGCCGCTGGCAGCCGCATCCCGGTCGAGTATCTGTCGATGTCGCCTTATGTCATCACGATCCTCGTCCTTGTCCTGATATCCTCGGGCCGGGGGCGCACCATGGGTGCGCCGGCCGATCTGGGGCGCACGTTCCACACATCACAATAA